One window of the Natrinema sp. HArc-T2 genome contains the following:
- the crcB gene encoding fluoride efflux transporter CrcB, whose translation MSASLTVGADALAARLVTFDPDPAHVVGTGGAIGALLRYWVGQRISSRVPSSQFPLSTFVVNVVGSFALGLVVLAGAGESTLQLVGTGICGSFTTFSSFSVETVRLYERGDRARAVGNAVVNLVCSLAAIGLAWGLVTASPI comes from the coding sequence GTGAGCGCAAGCCTGACGGTCGGTGCGGACGCACTCGCTGCCAGACTCGTCACGTTCGACCCCGACCCGGCTCACGTCGTCGGCACCGGCGGCGCGATCGGCGCACTCCTCCGATACTGGGTCGGCCAGCGGATCTCGAGTCGCGTGCCGAGTTCCCAGTTCCCGCTGTCGACGTTCGTCGTCAACGTCGTGGGCAGTTTCGCCCTCGGACTCGTGGTGCTCGCGGGCGCGGGCGAGTCGACGCTGCAACTGGTCGGGACAGGGATCTGTGGCTCGTTTACGACCTTCTCGTCGTTTTCGGTCGAAACCGTTCGGCTGTACGAACGCGGTGACCGCGCCCGGGCAGTGGGCAACGCCGTCGTCAACCTGGTGTGTTCGCTCGCGGCGATCGGGCTTGCGTGGGGGCTCGTCACGGCGAGTCCTATCTGA
- a CDS encoding potassium channel family protein: MDPLEGETTSASIEYEPVSVKDVLVEMKDTAELLIDLSYSAVLHRSEELATEVLRLEERMDVLELRARMSLLMAARKPADAEQLAPVLGIVGAADGISDAAGDIAKIVLEDMGLPEAMRAALPEAAGTLVRGVVDPDSPYAGRTLKEIDLESETGVRAIALRRGTDWLLNPGPNTRVEADDVALLRGPDSSIGDVCEALTGEDYEAPTVEAPDIDDLERAVDTIIHMKDFSELAVDLAYSSVLFDSEELAEEVRNLEVEVDAMQSRFEAWTLRAAADASDPVVLRGLIQLGNSTERISDTAIEISEGVLRDIDVHPVVQMAVQESDEIITRVVVDPGSDLDGTAVTAGVPDADSMMSVIAIRRPGEGWLLVADADAELRGGDVLISKGTRTAAADFRELATAEP, from the coding sequence ATGGACCCGCTCGAGGGCGAGACGACGTCGGCGTCGATCGAGTACGAGCCCGTCAGCGTCAAGGACGTACTCGTGGAGATGAAAGACACTGCGGAGCTGTTGATCGACCTCTCGTACTCGGCGGTCCTCCACCGCAGCGAGGAACTCGCCACCGAGGTCCTCCGGCTTGAGGAGCGCATGGACGTCCTCGAGCTCCGCGCGCGGATGAGCCTCCTGATGGCCGCGCGCAAGCCAGCCGACGCCGAACAGCTCGCGCCCGTGTTGGGGATCGTCGGCGCGGCAGACGGGATCAGCGACGCTGCCGGTGACATCGCGAAGATCGTCCTCGAGGACATGGGGCTGCCCGAGGCGATGCGGGCGGCGCTGCCGGAGGCCGCGGGCACGCTGGTCCGAGGCGTCGTCGATCCGGACTCGCCGTATGCGGGCCGGACGCTCAAGGAAATCGACCTCGAGTCCGAGACGGGCGTGCGCGCGATCGCGCTTCGGCGTGGCACCGACTGGCTGCTCAACCCGGGACCGAACACGCGCGTCGAGGCCGACGACGTGGCGTTGTTGCGCGGCCCCGACTCGTCGATCGGCGACGTTTGTGAGGCGCTGACCGGCGAGGACTACGAGGCACCGACCGTCGAGGCTCCCGACATCGACGATCTCGAGCGGGCCGTCGATACGATCATCCACATGAAGGACTTCTCCGAGCTGGCCGTCGACTTGGCCTACAGCAGCGTGCTGTTCGACAGCGAGGAACTCGCCGAGGAGGTCCGCAACCTCGAGGTTGAAGTCGACGCGATGCAGTCGCGGTTCGAGGCCTGGACGCTTCGGGCGGCCGCTGACGCGAGCGATCCGGTCGTTTTACGCGGGTTGATCCAGCTTGGCAACTCGACGGAGCGGATCAGCGACACCGCGATCGAGATCAGCGAGGGTGTCCTGCGCGATATCGACGTCCACCCCGTCGTGCAGATGGCCGTTCAGGAGAGCGACGAGATTATCACTCGCGTCGTGGTCGATCCGGGCAGCGACCTCGACGGCACTGCGGTGACTGCCGGCGTGCCCGATGCCGATTCGATGATGTCGGTGATCGCTATCCGCCGGCCCGGCGAGGGGTGGCTGCTGGTCGCTGACGCCGACGCCGAGTTACGCGGTGGTGACGTGCTCATCTCGAAGGGGACCCGGACGGCTGCAGCCGACTTCCGCGAGCTCGCGACCGCGGAACCCTGA
- a CDS encoding magnesium transporter: MGTADTDDALDTWTISHIVGTMFPILIGLSVLEMGSGYVLEELQETYLGNPTLLVLVPVMIGMGGNLGAILSSRLSTRLHLGLLEFDVRDEVLWTNVLAILGLAATVFSTLGIAAWVVGQLIAEPMTLGELLLISVSSGMTLAVIAIGLSIAATYVSYTRGLDPDDTTIPVVTNLCDILGVVVLSGVAIVVLN; encoded by the coding sequence ATGGGGACCGCCGACACGGACGACGCACTCGATACCTGGACAATCAGCCACATCGTCGGGACGATGTTTCCGATTCTGATCGGCCTCTCGGTCCTTGAGATGGGGTCGGGCTACGTCCTCGAGGAACTCCAGGAAACCTACCTCGGAAACCCGACCCTGCTGGTACTCGTCCCCGTGATGATCGGGATGGGTGGAAATCTCGGTGCGATCCTCTCCTCGCGGCTTTCGACGCGGCTTCACCTGGGGTTGCTCGAGTTCGACGTTCGCGACGAAGTGCTGTGGACGAACGTGCTGGCGATCCTGGGGCTGGCGGCGACGGTCTTTTCGACGCTCGGTATCGCCGCCTGGGTGGTCGGCCAGCTCATCGCCGAGCCGATGACACTCGGCGAGTTGCTGCTGATCTCGGTCAGCAGTGGCATGACGCTGGCAGTGATCGCGATCGGGCTGAGCATCGCCGCGACCTACGTCTCCTACACGCGGGGCCTCGATCCGGACGATACCACGATCCCAGTGGTTACGAATCTCTGTGACATCCTCGGTGTGGTCGTCCTCTCGGGCGTCGCGATCGTCGTGCTGAACTGA
- a CDS encoding CrcB family protein: protein MAADHSLVRLETLALIAVGGFAGSNLRLFVMDLLADVPSIVFVNAVGSAVLGLLVYEAEYTGHIGSQARTVFATGFLSSLTTYSTFALQTAFAADPLAIGGIVAANYGLGLAGVLVGRALARQLDGSRPAGGETT from the coding sequence ATGGCAGCCGATCATTCCCTCGTTCGACTCGAGACGCTCGCACTGATCGCCGTCGGCGGCTTCGCCGGCTCGAACCTCCGGTTGTTCGTGATGGACCTGCTCGCGGACGTACCGTCGATCGTCTTCGTCAACGCCGTTGGGAGTGCGGTGCTCGGCCTGTTAGTCTACGAAGCCGAGTATACGGGTCACATCGGCTCACAGGCGCGGACAGTCTTCGCAACCGGGTTCCTCTCCTCGCTGACGACCTACAGCACGTTCGCGCTTCAGACCGCGTTCGCGGCGGACCCGCTCGCGATCGGCGGGATCGTCGCCGCCAACTACGGCCTTGGATTAGCCGGCGTCCTCGTGGGTCGTGCACTCGCCCGACAGCTCGATGGATCACGACCAGCCGGCGGTGAGACCACGTGA
- a CDS encoding cation diffusion facilitator family transporter — MAEDGATDGGRSGFARASWVNVLGNVAKIVAEGAAGYAFGSVALLADAAHSVADLVASVVVLVWGRSAFDEPDETHPHGHDRIEPLTALFVGAVIALLGLNLLYRSLEGIISGTNVEFSPLLLAALVLSIVDMYLVYRYTVRVNERLESTALTALAVDCLNDIYTSIAAIVGVLGVLVGVPLLDPLAGGLVSLLVVYQGVEIGKENVEYLIGAAPCPEKRAEITRALRCHPSVQGIHDLTVFYDGTVLEVEVHAEVDGDMPFREAHDIESELVTRLRGIDDVGDAHVHLDPSGIGEWKESVDDD, encoded by the coding sequence ATGGCCGAAGACGGTGCCACCGACGGCGGGCGAAGCGGGTTCGCGCGGGCGTCCTGGGTCAACGTCCTCGGGAACGTCGCCAAGATCGTCGCCGAGGGGGCGGCGGGCTATGCCTTTGGCAGCGTTGCCCTGCTGGCGGACGCGGCCCACTCGGTGGCCGATCTCGTCGCTAGCGTCGTCGTGCTCGTTTGGGGACGCAGCGCGTTCGACGAACCCGACGAGACGCACCCACACGGGCACGACCGGATCGAACCGCTGACCGCGCTGTTCGTCGGTGCCGTCATCGCACTCCTCGGTCTCAATCTCCTCTACCGGTCGCTCGAGGGAATCATCTCCGGAACCAACGTCGAGTTCAGTCCGTTGTTGCTCGCGGCGCTCGTGCTCTCGATCGTGGATATGTATCTCGTCTACCGCTACACCGTCCGGGTCAACGAGCGGCTCGAGTCGACCGCGCTTACTGCGCTCGCGGTGGACTGTCTGAACGACATCTATACGTCGATCGCCGCGATCGTCGGTGTGCTGGGCGTGCTGGTCGGTGTCCCGCTGCTCGACCCTCTCGCCGGCGGGCTGGTCAGTCTGCTGGTCGTCTATCAGGGCGTCGAGATCGGCAAAGAAAACGTCGAGTACCTCATCGGTGCTGCCCCCTGTCCCGAAAAGCGTGCGGAGATCACCCGTGCGCTGCGGTGTCACCCATCCGTCCAGGGTATCCACGACCTGACCGTCTTCTACGATGGGACCGTCCTCGAGGTCGAGGTCCACGCCGAAGTCGACGGAGACATGCCCTTCCGAGAGGCTCACGACATCGAATCGGAGCTGGTCACCCGGCTGCGCGGGATCGACGACGTCGGTGATGCACACGTCCATCTCGATCCCTCCGGCATCGGCGAGTGGAAGGAGTCGGTCGACGACGACTGA
- a CDS encoding magnesium transporter yields the protein MEGRQSAWRIYRESLPILVVSLVGGIFAGSVLGSEGMTAGFERFPGMLLLLPAFLATRGNVYGALGARISSGLHQGMIDPEFSWDRRLVNAVAASFINGIGVSVFIAVLSWGILHVLGRESARLIELISIMVVSGVLTSTTLIFGLLTLVFASYEYGLDPDNLIGPIVTTLGDVFGVVFLFIALTIAEVLF from the coding sequence ATGGAGGGTCGCCAATCCGCGTGGCGCATCTACCGCGAGTCGCTGCCGATTCTCGTGGTTAGTCTCGTCGGCGGTATCTTCGCGGGCTCGGTCCTCGGTTCCGAAGGGATGACAGCAGGGTTCGAACGGTTTCCCGGCATGCTGTTGTTGCTGCCCGCGTTCCTCGCGACCCGGGGGAACGTCTACGGCGCGCTAGGCGCGCGGATCTCGAGTGGCCTCCATCAGGGGATGATCGACCCCGAATTCTCGTGGGATCGACGGCTGGTCAACGCCGTCGCCGCCTCCTTTATCAACGGGATCGGCGTCTCGGTGTTCATCGCCGTCCTCTCGTGGGGGATCTTGCACGTGCTGGGACGTGAATCGGCACGGCTTATCGAGCTCATTTCTATCATGGTCGTTTCGGGCGTGCTCACGTCGACAACGCTGATTTTCGGCTTGCTAACGCTGGTGTTTGCAAGCTACGAGTACGGCCTCGACCCGGACAACCTGATCGGCCCGATCGTCACCACGCTCGGCGACGTCTTCGGCGTCGTCTTCCTCTTTATTGCACTCACGATCGCTGAGGTGTTGTTCTGA